A genomic region of Gossypium hirsutum isolate 1008001.06 chromosome D01, Gossypium_hirsutum_v2.1, whole genome shotgun sequence contains the following coding sequences:
- the LOC107891556 gene encoding omega-3 fatty acid desaturase, chloroplastic-like, protein MESFLISKSGLKPLPRIYIRPITGLVPRNYFSKPRFLHTSKCFSDLKVTTPLKVASVEEDEEINERMHGINKIGEQEEETIFDPAAPPPFNLADVRATIPQHCWVKDPWKSMSYVVRDVALVLSLAAAVVYVNNWLVWPLYWVAQGTMFWALFVLGHDCGHGSFSNNPKLNSLVGHLLHSFILVPYHGWRISHRIHHQNQGHVENDESWHPLTEKTYMSLDNNELTWRFKFPFPLLVYPFYLWGRSPGKTGSHFDPNSELFVPSERKDVITSSLCWTAMAAILVGLGFTMGPMLLLKLYGVPYWIFVIWLDFVTYMHHHGHQDKLPWYRGKEWSYIRGGLTTLDRDYGWMNNIHHDIGTHVIHHLFPQIPHYHLIEATKAAKPVLGKYYREPERSGPIPFYLIGVFIRSLKEDHYVSDTGDVVYYKTDPNIFKSA, encoded by the exons ATGGAGAGTTTTCTCATATCAAAATCTGGTTTAAAGCCTCTTCCTCGTATCTACATAAGACCCATAACTGGTCTTGTCCCAAGAAATTACTTCTCAAAGCCAAGATTTTTACATACAAGCAAGTGTTTTTCTGATCTAAAGGTGACTACACCATTGAAAGTTGCATCCgtagaagaagatgaagaaataaaTGAGAGAATGCATGGTATTAACAAGATTGGAGAGCAAGAAGAAGAGACAATATTTGACCCTGCAGCTCCCCCACCGTTTAACTTAGCTGATGTAAGAGCAACCATACCCCAGCATTGTTGGGTAAAGGATCCATGGAAATCTATGAGCTATGTTGTGAGGGATGTTGCTCTTGTTTTAAGCTTGGCTGCTGCTGTGGTTTATGTTAACAACTGGCTTGTTTGGCCTCTTTACTGGGTTGCTCAAGGAACCATGTTTTGGGCTCTTTTTGTTCTTGGTCATGACTG CGGCCATGGCAGCTTTTCAAACAACCCCAAGTTAAACAGTTTAGTGGGGCATCTATTGCATTCTTTCATTCTTGTGCCTTACCATGGATG GAGAATTAGCCATAGGATTCATCACCAAAACCAGGGTCATGTTGAGAATGATGAATCATGGCACCCG TTAACTGAGAAGACATACATGAGTTTGGATAACAATGAACTAACATGGCGGTTCAAGTTTCCTTTCCCCTTGCTTGTATATCCTTTCTACCTT TGGGGAAGAAGTCCAGGCAAGACTGGTTCTCACTTTGATCCTAACAGCGAATTGTTTGTCCCAAGTGAGAGAAAAGATGTTATTACATCCAGCTTATGTTGGACAGCCATGGCTGCTATTCTTGTTGGTCTAGGCTTCACAATGGGTCCTATGCTGTTGCTTAAACTATATGGTGTTCCTTATTGG ATATTCGTAATTTGGTTGGATTTTGTAACATACATGCATCATCATGGTCATCAAGACAAACTTCCTTGGTACCGTGGGAAG GAATGGAGTTACATAAGGGGAGGGCTTACAACACTTGACCGTGATTATGGATGGATGAACAACATTCATCATGATATTGGAACCCATGTCATACACCATCTCTTTCCTCAGATCCCTCATTACCACTTAATAGAGGCT ACTAAGGCAGCTAAGCCGGTTCTTGGAAAATACTATCGGGAGCCAGAACGATCAGGACCTATACCTTTTTACCTCATCGGAGTTTTTATAAGAAGCTTGAAGGAAGATCACTACGTTAGTGACACCGGCGATGTTGTCTACTACAAAACTGACCCAAACATTTTCAAGTCAGCATGA
- the LOC107891556 gene encoding omega-3 fatty acid desaturase, chloroplastic-like isoform X1 has translation MESFLISKSGLKPLPRIYIRPITGLVPRNYFSKPRFLHTSKCFSDLKVTTPLKVASVEEDEEINERMHGINKIGEQEEETIFDPAAPPPFNLADVRATIPQHCWVKDPWKSMSYVVRDVALVLSLAAAVVYVNNWLVWPLYWVAQGTMFWALFVLGHDCGHGSFSNNPKLNSLVGHLLHSFILVPYHGWRISHRIHHQNQGHVENDESWHPLTEKTYMSLDNNELTWRFKFPFPLLVYPFYLWGRSPGKTGSHFDPNSELFVPSERKDVITSSLCWTAMAAILVGLGFTMGPMLLLKLYGVPYWEWSYIRGGLTTLDRDYGWMNNIHHDIGTHVIHHLFPQIPHYHLIEATKAAKPVLGKYYREPERSGPIPFYLIGVFIRSLKEDHYVSDTGDVVYYKTDPNIFKSA, from the exons ATGGAGAGTTTTCTCATATCAAAATCTGGTTTAAAGCCTCTTCCTCGTATCTACATAAGACCCATAACTGGTCTTGTCCCAAGAAATTACTTCTCAAAGCCAAGATTTTTACATACAAGCAAGTGTTTTTCTGATCTAAAGGTGACTACACCATTGAAAGTTGCATCCgtagaagaagatgaagaaataaaTGAGAGAATGCATGGTATTAACAAGATTGGAGAGCAAGAAGAAGAGACAATATTTGACCCTGCAGCTCCCCCACCGTTTAACTTAGCTGATGTAAGAGCAACCATACCCCAGCATTGTTGGGTAAAGGATCCATGGAAATCTATGAGCTATGTTGTGAGGGATGTTGCTCTTGTTTTAAGCTTGGCTGCTGCTGTGGTTTATGTTAACAACTGGCTTGTTTGGCCTCTTTACTGGGTTGCTCAAGGAACCATGTTTTGGGCTCTTTTTGTTCTTGGTCATGACTG CGGCCATGGCAGCTTTTCAAACAACCCCAAGTTAAACAGTTTAGTGGGGCATCTATTGCATTCTTTCATTCTTGTGCCTTACCATGGATG GAGAATTAGCCATAGGATTCATCACCAAAACCAGGGTCATGTTGAGAATGATGAATCATGGCACCCG TTAACTGAGAAGACATACATGAGTTTGGATAACAATGAACTAACATGGCGGTTCAAGTTTCCTTTCCCCTTGCTTGTATATCCTTTCTACCTT TGGGGAAGAAGTCCAGGCAAGACTGGTTCTCACTTTGATCCTAACAGCGAATTGTTTGTCCCAAGTGAGAGAAAAGATGTTATTACATCCAGCTTATGTTGGACAGCCATGGCTGCTATTCTTGTTGGTCTAGGCTTCACAATGGGTCCTATGCTGTTGCTTAAACTATATGGTGTTCCTTATTGG GAATGGAGTTACATAAGGGGAGGGCTTACAACACTTGACCGTGATTATGGATGGATGAACAACATTCATCATGATATTGGAACCCATGTCATACACCATCTCTTTCCTCAGATCCCTCATTACCACTTAATAGAGGCT ACTAAGGCAGCTAAGCCGGTTCTTGGAAAATACTATCGGGAGCCAGAACGATCAGGACCTATACCTTTTTACCTCATCGGAGTTTTTATAAGAAGCTTGAAGGAAGATCACTACGTTAGTGACACCGGCGATGTTGTCTACTACAAAACTGACCCAAACATTTTCAAGTCAGCATGA
- the LOC121214063 gene encoding uncharacterized protein, with translation MEMVSDSYSDLVQAIILDNVTYFGRLLCSSTYDIDAEIPFRCFPLTGSKDELKVLMRTPLMIAAMTNSPKVVEYIVGNFKANVVRVSTSDGATAIECAINSDCSTIVEMLKDARIGKGRPSTASYGQSSSGQRRRSVSTQSLQGRQEMDVWTPFCARGAIGRPLSSNNQVNWNMNHWMQGRQGPPISNNQVCRQEPNIRIPFYGSCAVGIQPLSSINQVYENMSRSMQGWQEPNIQRPFYARHAVGEWPLSSTNQVYQNMNSSMQGRQELNMTTSFDARDAAGEMPSSSDDQVHKNMNRSMQERQELNIPAPDDVRDAAGEMASSSIDQNTSRSMQERQELNIPTPDDVRDAAGEMASNSIDQNTNRSMQERQELNIPTPEDVRDAAGEMASSSIDQNTNHSMPGTQEPNMPTPSDARDLAGEMPLNSKDQVNQDMDYGMQGRQEPEVTINSSTPATEIMNLYWPPLTEEGKLIQLPRRR, from the coding sequence ATGGAGATGGTAAGTGATTCTTATTCAGATTTGGTTCAAGCAATTATCTTGGACAACGTGACATATTTCGGTCGCCTCCTCTGTAGTTCAACATATGATATCGATGCCGAAATTCCTTTCCGGTGTTTCCCATTAACTGGGTCTAAGGACGAGCTTAAGGTTTTGATGAGGACACCATTGATGATTGCTGCAATGACTAATAGTCCAAAAGTGGTGGAGTATATAGTTGGAAATTTTAAGGCCAATGTTGTTAGAGTTTCCACTTCAGATGGAGCTACTGCAATTGAGTGTGCTATTAATTCTGATTGTTCTACAATTGTTGAGATGCTGAAAGATGCTCGGATCGGAAAGGGCCGACCTTCAACAGCGTCATATGGTCAATCTAGTTCTGGTCAACGACGACGTTCCGTGTCAACTCAAAGCTTACAGGGCAGACAAGAGATGGATGTTTGGACACCGTTTTGTGCAAGAGGTGCTATAGGTAGGCCATTGAGTTCCAATAATCAAGTCAATTGGAACATGAACCATTGGATGCAGGGAAGGCAAGGGCCACCAATTTCCAACAATCAAGTATGTAGGCAAGAGCCGAATATTCGAATACCCTTTTATGGAAGTTGTGCTGTAGGTATACAGCCATTGAGTTCCATTAATCAAGTTTATGAAAACATGAGCCGAAGCATGCAGGGATGGCAAGAACCGAATATACAGAGACCCTTTTATGCAAGACATGCTGTAGGTGAATGGCCATTGAGTTCCACTAATCAAGTTTATCAAAACATGAACAGTAGCATGCAGGGAAGGCAAGAGCTGAATATGACAACATcctttgatgcaagagatgctgCAGGTGAAATGCCATCGAGCTCCGAcgatcaagtccataaaaacatgAACCGTAGCATGCAAGAAAGGCAAGAGCTGAATATTCCAGCACCTGATGATGTAAGAGATGCTGCAGGTGAAATGGCATCGAGTTCCATCGATCAAAACACGAGCCGTAGCATGCAAGAAAGGCAAGAGCTGAATATTCCAACACCAGATGATGTAAGAGATGCTGCAGGTGAAATGGCATCGAATTCCATCGATCAAAACACGAACCGTAGCATGCAAGAAAGGCAAGAGCTGAACATTCCAACACCCGAGGATGTAAGAGATGCTGCAGGTGAAATGGCATCGAGTTCCATCGATCAAAACACGAACCATAGCATGCCTGGAACGCAAGAGCCAAATATGCCAACACCCTCTGATGCAAGAGATCTTGCAGGTGAAATGCCATTGAATTCCAAAGACCAAGTCAATCAAGACATGGACTATGGCATGCAAGGAAGGCAAGAGCCTGAAGTGACGATCAATTCATCTACTCCTGCTACTGAAATCATGAATTTGTATTGGCCACCTTTGACGGAGGAAGGAAAGTTGATTCAACTACCTCGGCGAAGGTAG